From the genome of Rhizobium sp. NXC24, one region includes:
- a CDS encoding transposase codes for MRVEILGDERRRRWSDESKLEVVLSVGVDGASVTEVARRYSVTRQQVYTWRRELRKKGLLSPPSTTVFLPLDMPPAGDSKEARAFEGMQVLPAMMELQLRCGRSLRFSGDVDVVALKRLIRAIEAA; via the coding sequence ATGCGCGTGGAAATTCTCGGCGATGAACGTCGCCGACGTTGGAGTGATGAGAGCAAGCTGGAGGTCGTGCTGTCGGTAGGCGTCGACGGCGCGTCGGTGACAGAGGTGGCGCGCCGGTATTCGGTCACGCGGCAGCAGGTTTACACCTGGCGGCGTGAATTGCGGAAGAAGGGCCTGCTGTCGCCGCCGTCGACGACGGTGTTTCTGCCGCTGGACATGCCGCCGGCAGGGGACAGCAAAGAGGCTCGGGCTTTTGAAGGCATGCAGGTTTTGCCTGCAATGATGGAATTGCAACTGCGCTGCGGACGAAGCCTTCGCTTCAGTGGCGATGTTGATGTGGTTGCACTGAAGCGCCTGATCCGGGCAATCGAGGCGGCATGA